The DNA region TACGTAAGCCGGGGCATGGTGGCTTGATTGGATTTGGCGAGATGATTTGTTAGCCGCCGACTCGGCCGCAGTGTTCAAAACCTGGAAGATGCGGTCAAAGCCGGTCAACTCAAGCACGAGTTTGGGTTGAATTTGCAGGCCGGCCAGCCGGAAATTCTGCCCATTGCCAAAAAGCTTGTAACCGGCGACTAAAACGGCCAGGCCAGGCCCATCAATAAAGGGCACCCCGGCCAGGTTGACGACCACCCGCTCAACACCTTTAGCGGCCATTTTCTCAAAATATCGGCCCACTTCTTCCGCGTGGGTGACATTCAGCGGCCCACTCACTTCTACCAGATAAACATTTCCAGCTAATTTATGATGGGTGATACTCATTTTGAAGTTCCTCCGTGTGTTTCAAACTGAAGGCATGGTATCACGCTTTGGCCGGAGTTACCTATCCGTAAGCTAACAGGTGGCTATCCAGTTTTCATCAAAAAAGGGGAAACGTAAAGATGCTTATTCGCGGGTAACGAGCTTATAACCCAACCCGCGAATGGTGAGCAAAAGTTGAGGATTGGTTGTGTCCGGTTCCAGCTTGGCCCGCAAGCGGCGCACCAGGTTTTCAATTTGGTAATCGTAAACGCCTTCCTCCGCCTGGTATTCGGGCCAAACGGCGCTGCCAATATCGTCTTTGGAGCAAACTTCGCCGTTATGCCGGTAGAGATAAGCCAGCAGGGCAAACTCTTTGGGGGCCAGGGAGACGGCGTGCCGGTCAACCCGCACAATGCCCGCCGCTACGTTGATTTCCAGTTCGGGAAAGGGCGTATCGCGGGTGGTAATATCGGGATCGTGAAA from Anaerolineae bacterium includes:
- a CDS encoding STAS domain-containing protein, with amino-acid sequence MSITHHKLAGNVYLVEVSGPLNVTHAEEVGRYFEKMAAKGVERVVVNLAGVPFIDGPGLAVLVAGYKLFGNGQNFRLAGLQIQPKLVLELTGFDRIFQVLNTAAESAANKSSRQIQSSHHAPAYVPQLTGVLANPA
- a CDS encoding winged helix-turn-helix domain-containing protein — protein: MTTETTAKQAPSLTDPTGREHLLSGETITIGRAVENDIVITSKRVSREHARVRREGWKAILEDMGSTNGTFLNDERLLAPTELHDKDRIKIGDVTLVFHDPDITTRDTPFPELEINVAAGIVRVDRHAVSLAPKEFALLAYLYRHNGEVCSKDDIGSAVWPEYQAEEGVYDYQIENLVRRLRAKLEPDTTNPQLLLTIRGLGYKLVTRE